The window GGGCGTGGCCTCGTTGAGGTTGGGGGCGTACTTGCCCCGCGTGAGCGCGCCGCCGGCGCCCGCCCAGTTGTGGCACTGGATGCAGTTGGCGCGGAACAGCTGGCCGCCCTTGCCTGCGTCACCCTTCGCGGGGTCGACCTGATCCTTGGTGGGCACCGTCGGGCCGCCGCCGAGCGACTGCACGTAGGCCGAGAGCTGCCTGATCTTGTCCTGGGTGACCCAGCCGGCCATCGGCTTGCGCGGCATCTGCGCCCCCGGGTTGGCCGCGGGCATGCGGCCCGTGCTCACCTGGAAGTCGACCGCCGCCGCGCCCACGCCGATCAGCGTGGGACCGGTCGTGGTGCCCTCCGCGTTCAGGCCGTGGCAGCTCGCGCAGTGAACCTGGAACAGGCTCTTACCGGCCGCGACGTCGTCCACCTTGCCGGACGCGAGGGCCGCGTCGGCAGGCCTGCTCGCCTGCACGAAGGCCGCGTATACCATCCCGACCAGCGCCAACGCCAAAATCAGGACGGCGTATCTCGCGAGGGGATGCCGCCGCCACGCGGTGGTCCTAATCACAGAGATCCCGTTCCTTAACGAATGATGTAGATGGTCGCGAAAAGACCGATCCAGACGACGTCGACGAAGTGCCAGTAGTAGGACACGACGATCGCGCTGGTGGCCTGCTCATGCGTGAAGCGCTTCGCGGCGTACGTGCGTCCCAGCATGAACAGGAACGCGATCAGGCCACCGGTCACGTGCAGGCCGTGGAAGCCCGTCGTCAGGTAGAACACCGAGGTGTAGGCGTTGGCGGACAGGGTCGCGCCCTCGCTGGCCAGCTCCATGTACTCGTAGAGCTGACCGGCGACGAAGACCGCGCCCATCAGGAAGCTGACGACGTACCAGAAGCGCAGCTTGCCGACCTGCCCCTTCTCTGCGGCCCACACGCCGAGCTGGCACGTCACACTCGACAGCACCAGGATGATCGTGTTGACCGTCGCGAACGGGATGTTCAGGTGAGCGGCCTGCTCGGCGGAGGCGCCCGCGCGCAGCATGGCGGGGCCCCACTCGAAGCCGTTGCCAATGCTCACCGACCGGATGGTGAAGTACATCGCGAACAGCGCCGCGAAGAACATGAGCTCAGAGGACAGCCAGACGATCGTCCCGACGCTGACCAGGTTGGGTCTGCGGGACGAGTGTGCTGTCGTCGTCGAAGTTATTGCGGATGCTGTCGCCACGGGCAGCATTATTGCGGCTCTGGTGGTCGGTCCGGCGCACGACCCCCCGTTAGCGGCCCGCGGTGCGGCGCCGACCTGCGATAATCGGGATGAAAGCCCTGCTGGAGACGGTGACCTGGGACTCCGCTCCACCGCCCGGGTACGATCCCATGTTGACCATACCGCTTCGACCGATAGCG is drawn from Nonomuraea muscovyensis and contains these coding sequences:
- the qcrC gene encoding cytochrome bc1 complex diheme cytochrome c subunit, whose amino-acid sequence is MIRTTAWRRHPLARYAVLILALALVGMVYAAFVQASRPADAALASGKVDDVAAGKSLFQVHCASCHGLNAEGTTTGPTLIGVGAAAVDFQVSTGRMPAANPGAQMPRKPMAGWVTQDKIRQLSAYVQSLGGGPTVPTKDQVDPAKGDAGKGGQLFRANCIQCHNWAGAGGALTRGKYAPNLNEATPEQIYEAMVTGPQAMPVFNDTTITPEEKRDMIAYVTEVRAQKDPGGFGLGRIGPVTEGLVAFIVGIAALALAAIWITAKKRQKS
- the ctaE gene encoding aa3-type cytochrome oxidase subunit III — protein: MLPVATASAITSTTTAHSSRRPNLVSVGTIVWLSSELMFFAALFAMYFTIRSVSIGNGFEWGPAMLRAGASAEQAAHLNIPFATVNTIILVLSSVTCQLGVWAAEKGQVGKLRFWYVVSFLMGAVFVAGQLYEYMELASEGATLSANAYTSVFYLTTGFHGLHVTGGLIAFLFMLGRTYAAKRFTHEQATSAIVVSYYWHFVDVVWIGLFATIYIIR